CCATGATGAAATTTCAGCCGAAATATTTAAGAGCGCTAAAGCCCAATCCTGTTCCCTTTGCCGGGTTTCGGGGAGCGGGAAAATGGTGCCTATGCGCGGGGAGAGTGGTCATGGCAGATGAAACTGGCCGATTCGGCGTTCCAGCGCTGCACTTCGGCGTCCCGAGCCGCCGTCGATTCATCCAGCTTGGCGCAGGTGCCGCAGCGGGATGGACCCTTTCGGGCACAGCCCCGGCGCAGACCGAACGTCCGACCACCCCGCCGGACAAGCCGCGCGGTCAGGTGATCGCGGCGTTGTCGCAGGAGCCGACCGTCTTTCATCCCTTGATGCCCGGCATCGAGGTCGACCAGGGCATCTGGTGGCAGGTGTTCTCGCCGCTCTGGTTCATCGATCCCGACGGCAAGTTCATTCCCGACCTCGCGCGCGAAGTCCCGACCATCGAGAACGGTGGGCTGTCGGCGGACGGGCTGACCTGGAAGATCAAGCTGCGCAGCGACGTGAAGTGGCACGACGGCACGCCATTCACGGCCGACGACGTGAAGTTCTCGTTGGAGCTGATCAACAATCCGGATTTCCGCGTGCGCAATCGCGTCGGCCATAGCCTGGTGAAGGACATCAAGGTCGTCGCATCCGACGAGATTCACTGGCGAATGGAGTCTCCCTATTCGCCCTACATGTCGATCCTGTCGCTCACCTTCATCGTGCCCAAGCACATCCTGGAGAAGGTGTCTGATCCGAACTCATCGCCATTCCACAACGCGCCGGTCGGCACCGGACCGTTCCGCTGGGCCGAGCGCGTGCCCGGCGACCACATCCAGTTGAACGCCTATGCCGGCTATCACGGCAAGGGGCCTTATCTCGAACGCGTGGTCTTCAAATACATTCCGGACCTCACCGTTCTCTACACGCAATTCCGCACCGGCCAGGTCGATTACACCGGCCTGCAAGGCATTCTGCCGAACTTCGTGCAGGAAGCGAAGACGCTGAAGGGCCGCAGGATCTTCGTTTCCGCGACGTCCTCGGTGGAGCACCTCGCGCTCAATCTGGAATTCGGCCCCTTCGCCGACCGCACCGTGCGCGAGGCGCTCTACCTCGCCATCAACAAGCAGGCGATCATCGATGCGCTTAACTACGGCCTGCCAACGCAGACCGAAAGCTTCGTGCCGCAGCAGGCCTGGTCGTTCCAGCAGGGTCTGCCACAACACAAATACGATCCCGCGAAGGCCAACGCACTGCTCGATGCGGCAGGATGGGCTCGCGGGGCCGGCGGGGTCCGCGAGAAGGGCGGCGTCAAGCTCGAATTCACCAACTCGACGACATCAGGCAACGCCGTCCGCGAGCAAACTCAGCAGCTCCTGATCCAGGATTGGCGCGCGATTGGTGCTGCGATGCGCGTGAACAACATGCCGGCGGCCGTGATCTGGGGCGATTTCTGGCAGCAGTCCAAATTCAATTCGGTGCTGGTGTCCGTCAACTTCATGCTAGGCAGCGATCCCGACGTGACGCCGCGTTTCGGCTCCGGCGCCATTCCCGCCAAGGGCGGCCGCGGCTACAACACCTATCAATACCGGAGCCTGGAGGTCGATCGCCTTCTTGCCGAGGGCGCCAAGCAGTTCGATCTGGCTCAGCGCAAGGCAACTTATGGCGACCTGCAAAAGCTCATCCGCAACGACCTCGCCATCCTGCCGCTGTTTCAGGGCTTCATCGCCGAGGGCGTGAAGGAGGGGCTGCAGGGCTTCCGTCCCAACATCAATACCTCCATCAACTGCTGGAACGTCCGCGAATGGTACTGGGCCTGATGAGTCCAGCCTGCGGGATGGCCTAAGATGGCCCGTTACATCGTCAATCGCCTGGGGCAGGCGATCATGCTCTTGGTGATGGTCTCTGCGATCGGCTTCGCCATCCTGCATCTGGCGCCCGGCGGTCCGCTGTCGCAATACGCGGCTTCCGCGCAGATGACGCAGGAGGATCTCGACCGCGTCACGAAGCAGCTCGGCCTCGATCGGCCACTGCCGATCCAATATCTCGACTGGTTCGGCCGCATGGTCAAAGGCGATTGGGGCCGCTCCTACCGCGATGGCGAGACGGTGCTGTCCGTCATCGGCTCCCATCTCGGCGCCACCTTCGAGCTGATGCTGACGGCGACCATCATTGCGGTTCTGCTCGGCTGCTGGATCGGCGTGCTCGGCGCGCTGCGCCGCTATTCGCTGTTCGACACGCTGGCGACCGTAGGCGCCATGATCGCACTGTCGATCCCGACCTTCTGGTTCGGGCTCGTCACCATCTACGTCTTTTCGGTGAAGCTCGGCTGGCTGCCGGCCGGCAACCGGGAGACGGTCGGCGACGGCTCGCTGCTCGACCTCCTGCATCATTTGATCGCGCCGGCGCTGGTGCTGGCGCTGGTCGAGACCGCGATGTGGGGGCGCTTCATGCGCTCCTCCATGCTCGAGGTCATCAACCAAGACTACATCCGCACCGCGCGGGCCAAGGGCATGCCGGAGTGGCGCGTCCTCACCGTGCACGCCCTGCGCAACGCGCTCTTGCCGATGATCACCGTTGCGGGCCTCCAGTTTCCGACGCTGCTCGGCGGTGCGCTGGTCGCCGAGACCGTGTTCACCTGGCCCGGCATGGGCCGGCTGTTCCTCGATTCCATCGGCTATCGCGACTATCCGGTGGTGATGGGGATCCTGATGTTCTCGGCGACGATGGTGCTGATCGGCTCGCTGCTGGCCGACATCCTCTATGCCGTCGTCGATCCGCGCATCCGGGTGGGCTAGGCGATGACGACCGCAACCCTGTCCACCGTTCAGCTCGCGCCCGGCCAGGCCGCCTGGCGGCGTTTCCGCCGCCATCGGCTCGCGCTGGCGGGCGCCGTGATCATTCTCGTTCTCGTCCTCGGCTCGGCGTTCGGCCCGCATCTCCTGCCGTTCGACGACACCTATATCGACATCATGAAGCGGTTCGCGCCGCCGTTGTCCGGCGCGCACATCCTCGGCACGGACGAGCTCGGCCGCGACGTGCTGGCGCGCCTGATGATGGGCGGGCGCGTGTCGCTCTCGATCGGCATCGTCGCGATGGTGATCGCGATGGCGGTCGGCATCGCGGTCGGCGCCTTCGCGGGCTTCTATGGCGGCGTCGTCGGTGCGGTGCTGATGCGGCTCGTCGACGCCGTGCTGTGCTTTCCGACGATCTTTCTCCTGCTGGCGCTCGCGGCGCTCACCGAACCGGGCCTCGTCACCACCACCGTGCTGATCGCGGCAACCGCCTGGATGGGCGTCGCCCGCGTGGTCGAGGCCCAGGTCCGTTCGCTGCGGGAGCGCGAATTCGCGATTGCCGCGCTCGCCTTCGGTTCCTCGAACTTGCGGATCATGTTTCGCGAGCTCGTACCCAATGCGATCGCGCCGATCGTCGTGGCGGCGACGCTGAACGTCGCCAAGGCGATCCTGCTCGAATCCTATGTCAGCTATCTCGGCTATGGCATTCAGCCGCCGGCCGCGAGCTGGGGCAACATGCTCAACAACGCCCAGATCTACCTCACCAGCGCGCCGTGGCTTGCGATTGCGCCGGGTGTCGCCATCACGCTGGCGGTGACGAGCTTCAACTTCCTCGGCGACGGCTTGCGTGATGCGCTCGATCCGCGAATGAACATCCCATGACGAGCCGAACCTCGAGCCATGTCTCGATCGAATTGAATAGCAGGAGTCTCCCATGTCCCCGCCGCTCAACCGTATAGAAAGCGACGAACGCCTGCCGGCGCAGGTGGACGTCGTCGTCATTGGCGGCGGCGTCATCGGCGTCTCCGCGGCCTATCACCTGGCGAGGAAGGGGCTTTCCGTCGCGCTTGTCGAGAAGGGACATATCGGCGGCGAGCAGTCGAGCCGCAACTGGGGCTGGTGCCGCCAGCAGGGCCGGGCGCGCGAGGAGATTCCGCTCGCCCGCGAAGCGCTGCGGCTGTGGGAGGACATGCAGAACGATGCCGGGGTCGACGCCGGCTTCCGCCGCACCGGCGTCCTGTTCCTGACCAAGAGCAAGGGCGAGCTCGCCGGCTGGGAACGCTGGGCGAAGATCGCGCGCGAGCAGCAGGTTCACTCCACCATCCTGACGCCGGCCGAGATCGCCGAGCGCATGCCCGGCAATGCCGACAAATGGGTCGGCGGCCTGCATACGCCGAGCGACGGGCGCGCCGAGCCATCGATGGCGGTGCCCGCGCTCGCCGCGGCCGCGCGCAAGCACGGCGTCACCATTCACCAGGGCTGCGCCGCGCGCGGGCTCGAGACGCAAGGCGGACGGGTGTGGGCGGTCGTCACCGAGAAAGGGACCGTCCGCACGCAGTCCGTCCTGCTTGCGGGCGGCGCCTGGTCATCGCTGTTCTGCCGCCGCCACGGCATCGAGCTGCCGATCGGTCTCGTCAACGCCACCGCATGCCGGACCACGCCGGGGCCGGAGATCACCTCGGGCGCGCTCGGCACCGACTTCTACTGCATCCGCCGCCGCCTCGACGGCGGCTTTACGCTGGCGCTGCGCAACCGTGGCACGGTCGAGCTGTCGCCCGATCTCTTTCGCTATGCGAAGACCTTCTGGCCGACCTATCTGCATCGCCGCAACGGATTGAAGCTGTCGTTCGGAAAGTCGTTCTTCGACCAGATCGTGCGCGGCACGAGCTGGAGCTTTGACAGGCCTTCGCCGTTCGAGAGCGAACGCGTGCGGGATCCGGAGCCCGACATGTCGCTGGTCAATTCGGCGCTCGCCGCGCTGATCAAGTCGAACCCTGAATTGAAGGACATCGAGATCGCCGAAGCCTGGGGCGGCACCATCGACTGCACGCCCGACACGATTCCCGTGATCTCGCCTGTCGATGCCTTGCCGGGTTTCTTCCTGGCGACCGGCTTTTCCGGCCACGGTTTTGGCATCGGTCCCGCGGCCGGCAAGCTTGCTGCCGATATCGTGACAGGTTCGACGCCGCTGGTTGATCCGGCGGCCTATAGCCACAAGCGCATGATCGACGGCCGACGGCTTGCGCCAGTCAGCCCGTTTTGACCACGGACCGCGCATGACAGTTCTCTACAAGGCCAATATGGTTCGTGGTGCGGAGTGGGCCCGCTTCTTCGCGGATCGCGCGCCACATCTGCCGTTCCGGCTGTGGCCCGACATCGGCGATCCCGCGGAGGTACGCTATCTGGTGGCGTGGGTGCCGCCGGATGACATCGCGGCGACCTTCCCCAATCTCGAGCTCGTGTTCTCGGTCGGCGCGGGCGTCGACCAGTTCGATGTCACAAGACTTCCTCCGCATATTCCGCTCGTCCGGATGCTGGAGCCGGGCATCGCCGAGACCATGGTCGAGTACGTCACCATGGCCGTGCTGGCGCTGCATCGCGATCTCCTGCATTTCATCACCCAGCAGCGCGGGCAGCTCTGGTGCGAGATCCGGATCACGCCGGCTGGCCGACGGCGTGTCGGCGTGATGGGGCTCGGCCAGCTCGGCCAGGCCGTGCTCGAACGTCTCAAGGTGTTCGGCTTTCCGCTCGCGGGCTGGAATCGCTCGCCGCGCAACATCGAAGGCATCGCCTGTTACGCGGGCGCGGATGCGTTGCCGGATTTCCTCGGAACCACCGACATCCTCGTCTGCCTGCTGCCGCTGACCGGTGAGACGCGTGGCATCCTGAACGCCGATCTGTTCGCGCGCCTGCCGCGCGGCGCCGCCCTCGTCAATGTGGGACGCGGCGGGCATCTCGTCGAGGCCGATTTCCTCGCGGCACTCGACAGCGGTGCGTTGTCCGGCGCCGTCCTCGATGTTGCCGAACCCGAGCCGCTGCCAGCGGGCCATCCGTTCTGGAGCCACCCGCGCATCCTTCTGACACCGCACAATGCGAGCATGACGATGCCGGATACGGCCGTCGATTTCGTGCTCGACGTCATCGCCCGCCACCGCCGCGGTGAAGATCTGCCGGGGCGCATCGATCGTGAGCGCGGCTACTAGGGCACTCGCATGAGCATTGGCGCAAGCGGATCCGAGCAAGTCGTCAGCGGCACGAAGCGGCCGGCCGCGGCGCAGACGCCGGTGCTGTCGGTTGCGGGCCTCACCACGTCCTTCATGCGTGAACGGCAATGGATTCCCGTCGTCCGCGAGGTGTCGTTCGACATCGCGCCTCGCGAAACCGTGGCGATCGTGGGCGAGTCGGGCTCGGGCAAAAGCGTCACCGCGCTCTCGATCATGCGGCTGATCCCGCAGGAAGGCGGCCGCATCGAAGGCCGCGTCACCCTTGCCGGCCGTGATCTCCTGACACTGCCCGAACCGAGCATGAAGGACATCCGCGGCAACGAAGTTGCCATGATCTTCCAGGAGCCGATGACGAGCCTCAATCCGGTGCTCACCATCGGCTTCCAGATCGCCGAGGCGCTGGTCTATCACCGCGGCCTGTCGCGCGCGGCGGCGGAGGCCGAGACCGTTCGCTTGCTCGATCGCGTCCGCATTCCCGCCGCGCAATCGCGTTTCCACGAGCACCCGCATCGCTTCTCCGGCGGCATGCGCCAGCGCGTCATGATCGCGATGGCGCTGGCCTGCAAGCCGAAGCTGTTGATCGCCGACGAGCCGACCACGGCACTCGATGTCACGATCCAGGCCCAGATCCTCGAGCTGTTGAAGGAGCTCCAGCAAGAGGAGGGGATGTCGATCCTCTTCATCACGCACGACATGGGCGTGGTCGCCGAGATCGCCGACCGCACCGTGGTGATGTATGGCGGGCAGGCGGTGGAGACCGACGCGACCGCGCGCATCTTCGCCGCGCCGGCGCATCCCTATACGACCGCGCTGCTCGCCGCCGTGCCGCGTCTCGGTTCGATGGACGGACGGAAGAGGCCGATGCGCTTTCCGATCGTCGACAAGGTGACGGGGGCCTCGGACGAGCCGACGGACACGCCTGACACGGTCTCCGCCGCCGAGCGGCCGCTGCTCGAAGTGTCGAACCTCACCACGCGCTTTCCGATCCGCTCGGGATTGTTCGGCAAGGTCTCAGGTCGTGTGCATGCGGTCGAGAACATCTCCTTCACCTTGCGCGCCGGTGAGACCCTGGCACTGGTCGGCGAGTCCGGTTGCGGCAAGTCGACGACGGGCCGCTCGATCCTCAAGCTGGTCGAGCCGGACAGCGGAGCGGTTCTGCTCGACGGCCAGGATGTGCTTGGCATGAATGCTCGCACCTTGCGCGACTGCCGCAAGCAGATGCAGATCGTGTTCCAGGATCCCTTCGCAAGCCTCAATCCGCGCATGTCGGTCGGAGCCGCGATCGCCGCGCCGCTCCACGCCAACGGGCTTGCGTCCGCGTCCCAGGCTCGCGATGCGGTCGCTGACCTGCTCGTCCGCGTCGGCCTGACCGCGGACATGGCCGCGCGTTTTCCGCACGAATTCTCCGGCGGTCAGCGCCAGCGCATCTGCATCGCCCGAGCGCTCGCGCTCGGCCCGAAGCTGATCGTCGCCGACGAGGCGGTCTCGGCGCTCGACGTCTCGGTCAAGGCACAGGTCGTCAATCTGATGCTCGATCTCCAGGCGAGCATGCGCCTTGCCTATCTCTTCATCTCGCACGACATCGCGGTCGTCGAACGCATGAGCCATCGCGTCGCGGTGATGTATCTCGGCGAGATCGTCGAGATCGGCCCGCGCGCGTCCGTATTCGGCAATCCGCAGCATCCCTACACGAAGAAGCTGATGGCCGCCGTGCCGGTGCCCGACCCTTCGCGCCGTGGCACACGGCGCGGAGCCTCGAACGACGAGATCAGAAGTCCCGTGCGGGCCCCCGACTACCGGCCGCCGATCCGGCAGTATCGCGAGGTCTCGCCGGGCCACGTCGTCCAGCTCTGGGGCGAGGAGTGGTCGGCCTGACCCGCGAAGGCATCACGCTTCACGAATTGACGTGCACGAAATCCCGCAGGAGCGGATAGATCTCGTTATTCCAGCGCTTGCCGGAGAACACGCCGTAATGGCCGACGCCGGCCTGCATGTGGTGGACGCGGCGATAGGCGCGCACGCCAGTGCAGAGGTCTTGCGCGGCGAGCGTCTGGCCGATCGAGCAGATGTCGTCCTTCTCGCCCTCGACCGTCATCAGCCCCATGCGGCCGATGGCTTTGGGGTTCACCAAACGGCCGCGATGCATCAGCCTGCCCAGCGGCAGGAGGTGCTCCTGGAAGACGTCGCGCACGGTCTCGATGTAGAACTCGGCCGGCAGGTCCATCACCGCGAAATATTCGTCGTAGAAGGTCTTGATGCTTTCGGCCTTGTCCCTCTCGCCCTTGGCGATGTGATTGGCGAGATCGAGATGCTGCTTGACGTGACGCTCGAGATTCATCGAGACGAAGGCGGTGAGCTGCACGAAGCCCGGATAGACTTTTCGAAGCGCGCCGCGGCACTGTACCGGCACGTAGTTGATCAGGTTGCGCTCGAACCAGGTGATCGGCTTGCTCTTGGCGAATTCGTTGACCTTGGTCGGCGCTACGCGCGTATCGATCGGTCCCGCCATCAGCGTCAGCGTTGCCGGACGGGACGGGTGGTTGTCCTCGCACATGATTGCCGCGGCCGCGAGTGCGGAAACCGATGGCTGGCAGATCGCGACCATGTGCGGGCGCGGGCCGAGCTGTCCGAGGAAGTCGATGAGATGCTCGGTGTAGTCGTCGAGACCGAAGCGGCCTTCGCTGCGCGGAATGTCGCGCGGGTTGTGCCAGTCGGTGATGTAGACGTCGTGATCCTGGAGCAGCGTCCTCACGGTGCCGCGCAGCAGGGTGGCGAAATGGCCCGACATTGGTGCCACCAAGAGCAGGCGCGGCTGTTCGGGCACGTCCTCCTTCCTGAAATGGAGCAGCGAGCCGAACGGCGTGGCGTAGGCGATCTCCTCGGTGACGGCGACCTCGCGATTGCCCAACGTGACTCGATCGATGCCATAGGCGGGGCGGTCGTATGTAAGGGTGGAGCGCGAGATCAGCTCCAGCGCCGCGGCGAGCCGGCCGACGATCTGGTCCGACATGCCTTGCGGTACCAGGTTGAGGTACTTCAGCGCGGAAGAGGCCCCCGCCCGCCATGGCGCGGTCAGGTCCATGTGGTTCTGAAAGGCCTGATAGAACATCGACATCATACTGTAGCGCCCGCCTGTCCCGTGCCGCCATGCAATATCGACGCCAGATTGCGGGCACGGCGCCCTGAAAACTGGCACGTCGCTTGCTGTTGAAGACGCCGCAAGCACAAGCAATGGGCACCCTCCCGAGCGGGAGCGGCGGCCCGAGAGAGGCGTGAGGGAAGAGCCATATGGCGAAGGCGACACTGACGATCAGCAGCAAGAACTATTCGTCCTGGTCGCTGCGCGGCTGGTTGCTGGCGAAGTTTTCCGGGCTCGATTTCGAGGAGATCGTCACCGCGCCCGACGATCCTTCTGCGCGCGCCGAAATTCTGCTGCTGTCGTCGTCGATCCTGGTGCCGTGCCTGCGGCACGAGGACGCCACGATCTGGGATACGTTGGCAATCGCCGAATATCTCAACGAGGTGAGGCCGGATGCTGGCCTGTTGCCGGCCGACCGTATCGAGCGCGCCCATTGCCGCTCGATCTGCGGCGAGATCCATTCCGGCTTCACCACGTTACGCGCCTCGCTGCCGGTCAATCTGAAAGGTCATTTCCCCGGCTTCAAGATCTGGTCGCGCGCGCAGGCCGACATCGACCGGGTCTGGTTCATCTGGCGCGACTGCCTGGAGAAGTCCGGCGGCCCGTTCCTGTTCGGTGAAGGGCGCACCATGGCGGATGCGATGTACGCGCCCGTTGTGACGCGCTTTGTGACCTATGACGTCAAGCTCGAGCCGCGGCTGAAGTCCTATGCCGACACCATCATGGCTATGGGCGAGATGCAGGAATGGATTGCGGCGGCCCGCGAGGAGCCCGCCGAGATCGAGGAACTCGAGGTTGAATATTAGGCAGGCCTTCCGCGGCGCTGCCTGTTTCACGGGCGAGGAAGTACCCCACATCTCGGGATGCGCGGCGTGTGGCTATGGTCCGCCGGAGACGTTTGCAATTGAAGCCGTTAACTTTTGCGAGCCGGCCGCGGCTCACGACTGCCCGCGCGTCGCGCAGATATGGTACGCGCGCGCAGGAGTTTGTCGACATCTAGCCGTGAACAGACGCGTACAAGGCGTCTCGGCTGATTCGGACGTGATTCGTTCGGGCCGCGTTCCGAAGGTTAAGGCGGCGCGCGGCGCCGTTACATTTTGAGACAGTGGCCGTCAGGCGGTCTGCTTCACGCGCGGCAGGCGCCAGCCGATCACGGTTGCTTCCACCGCGATTCCCGCTTCAGCGTTGCGCCAGCGGCCTTCGACGTAACGGCATGCGAACGGCAATTGATACGTTCCACTATGATCCTCGCAGAGCACTTCGAGCGGCATGCCGGGCGGTGGTTCTCCGGCGCCGTCGAATTCCGCCAAACGTCTATCACGCGTTGCCATTCCAGAAATCTCCCCTAAAGAAAGCCGCGGAGAACGCACCCACGTCTCCCCGCATGCGGATCATTGCTCCCCGCCCAAGGGAACGCAGCAAGCTCAACGCGAGAATGCGGTGTCAGTGTGGTAGCGTCGGTGCGCGGTGCGCAATCTGCGCAAATTGCTGTGATCAAATTGATAGGGAACTCGGATGCTGTGCAGGAGTGCTGCCATTTGTTTCGTGACGTTGCTGCTCGCAACGCTGGCGCCGGCGCAGCTCCGCGCGCAGGACGTGCCCGGCATCGAGATCTGCACGGTCGAGAAGACCATGGAGCGGCGCACGAGTTGCCTGCAGAGCAATGTCGACTTCCTGCAGAAGACGATCACCAAGCTCACCCTCGATCATCAGCAAAAGCTCGATGCGGCCAACCGTCAGATCGACGCGCTGAAGGCCACCGTCGCCGGCTTGCAGAAGACGCTCGGCGATCTCCAGGCCGCGCAGGCGAAGGCGGCGGAGGACGTCAAGAAGCAGGATGCGCCGTCCGCGAAGGATGCGCAGCCGGCGGTCAAGGAGGGAAACAAGGGCGCGACGAAATAGGAGCGCGGGCTTCCGCAATTCACGTGACGCGATAGCGCTCCATCACGCCACGATCGGGCTCATAGCCGAGCCCCACGCCGGTCGGCACCACGACATGGCCGGTGGCATCGACATTGGCGCGGCCGTCCCAGAGGCATGCCTCGCGCTTCAAGTAGAACATCTCGACGAGCCCGTCGTCGCGCAGCGCCAGGAGATGCAGCGTCGCCAGCAGGCCCGGGCCGAAATACGGGGAATGCGGGACGATCTTGACGCCGAGCTGATCGGCCAGCGCGGCGACCTTCAGAAATTCCGTGATGCCGCCGACCTTGATCACCGATGGCTGGGCGTGGCTCACCGCGCCCGCCGTCATCATCTGGCGGAATTGATATTCGGTGCAGGCATTCTCGCCGGCGGCGATGGCGAGCCCGCCCTTGCTGCGGACGTCGGCAAGCGTGGCAAAATCCTCCGGCGGCCAGACCGGCTCCTCCAAAAACATCGGTTGCGCGTCCCGGCACGTCTGCGCGAACGCGATCGCCTGCTCGCCGCTGAGCGGACAGTTCATGTCGACCATCAGGGGAATGCCGGGGCCGATCGCCTCGCGCGCGGCAAAGACCGCCGGCGCCGTGGTCTCGTGCAGCTTGATGGCGCCATAGCCGAGCGCGAGAGCCTTCCTGCATTCGGCGGCGATGTTGTCGGGCGAACTGATCCGCAACAGGCTCGCATAGGCGGGAATGGCCGTGC
The DNA window shown above is from Bradyrhizobium sp. CB1650 and carries:
- a CDS encoding peptide ABC transporter substrate-binding protein, which gives rise to MADETGRFGVPALHFGVPSRRRFIQLGAGAAAGWTLSGTAPAQTERPTTPPDKPRGQVIAALSQEPTVFHPLMPGIEVDQGIWWQVFSPLWFIDPDGKFIPDLAREVPTIENGGLSADGLTWKIKLRSDVKWHDGTPFTADDVKFSLELINNPDFRVRNRVGHSLVKDIKVVASDEIHWRMESPYSPYMSILSLTFIVPKHILEKVSDPNSSPFHNAPVGTGPFRWAERVPGDHIQLNAYAGYHGKGPYLERVVFKYIPDLTVLYTQFRTGQVDYTGLQGILPNFVQEAKTLKGRRIFVSATSSVEHLALNLEFGPFADRTVREALYLAINKQAIIDALNYGLPTQTESFVPQQAWSFQQGLPQHKYDPAKANALLDAAGWARGAGGVREKGGVKLEFTNSTTSGNAVREQTQQLLIQDWRAIGAAMRVNNMPAAVIWGDFWQQSKFNSVLVSVNFMLGSDPDVTPRFGSGAIPAKGGRGYNTYQYRSLEVDRLLAEGAKQFDLAQRKATYGDLQKLIRNDLAILPLFQGFIAEGVKEGLQGFRPNINTSINCWNVREWYWA
- a CDS encoding ABC transporter permease produces the protein MARYIVNRLGQAIMLLVMVSAIGFAILHLAPGGPLSQYAASAQMTQEDLDRVTKQLGLDRPLPIQYLDWFGRMVKGDWGRSYRDGETVLSVIGSHLGATFELMLTATIIAVLLGCWIGVLGALRRYSLFDTLATVGAMIALSIPTFWFGLVTIYVFSVKLGWLPAGNRETVGDGSLLDLLHHLIAPALVLALVETAMWGRFMRSSMLEVINQDYIRTARAKGMPEWRVLTVHALRNALLPMITVAGLQFPTLLGGALVAETVFTWPGMGRLFLDSIGYRDYPVVMGILMFSATMVLIGSLLADILYAVVDPRIRVG
- a CDS encoding ABC transporter permease, with translation MTTATLSTVQLAPGQAAWRRFRRHRLALAGAVIILVLVLGSAFGPHLLPFDDTYIDIMKRFAPPLSGAHILGTDELGRDVLARLMMGGRVSLSIGIVAMVIAMAVGIAVGAFAGFYGGVVGAVLMRLVDAVLCFPTIFLLLALAALTEPGLVTTTVLIAATAWMGVARVVEAQVRSLREREFAIAALAFGSSNLRIMFRELVPNAIAPIVVAATLNVAKAILLESYVSYLGYGIQPPAASWGNMLNNAQIYLTSAPWLAIAPGVAITLAVTSFNFLGDGLRDALDPRMNIP
- a CDS encoding FAD-binding oxidoreductase; amino-acid sequence: MSPPLNRIESDERLPAQVDVVVIGGGVIGVSAAYHLARKGLSVALVEKGHIGGEQSSRNWGWCRQQGRAREEIPLAREALRLWEDMQNDAGVDAGFRRTGVLFLTKSKGELAGWERWAKIAREQQVHSTILTPAEIAERMPGNADKWVGGLHTPSDGRAEPSMAVPALAAAARKHGVTIHQGCAARGLETQGGRVWAVVTEKGTVRTQSVLLAGGAWSSLFCRRHGIELPIGLVNATACRTTPGPEITSGALGTDFYCIRRRLDGGFTLALRNRGTVELSPDLFRYAKTFWPTYLHRRNGLKLSFGKSFFDQIVRGTSWSFDRPSPFESERVRDPEPDMSLVNSALAALIKSNPELKDIEIAEAWGGTIDCTPDTIPVISPVDALPGFFLATGFSGHGFGIGPAAGKLAADIVTGSTPLVDPAAYSHKRMIDGRRLAPVSPF
- a CDS encoding glyoxylate/hydroxypyruvate reductase A — protein: MTVLYKANMVRGAEWARFFADRAPHLPFRLWPDIGDPAEVRYLVAWVPPDDIAATFPNLELVFSVGAGVDQFDVTRLPPHIPLVRMLEPGIAETMVEYVTMAVLALHRDLLHFITQQRGQLWCEIRITPAGRRRVGVMGLGQLGQAVLERLKVFGFPLAGWNRSPRNIEGIACYAGADALPDFLGTTDILVCLLPLTGETRGILNADLFARLPRGAALVNVGRGGHLVEADFLAALDSGALSGAVLDVAEPEPLPAGHPFWSHPRILLTPHNASMTMPDTAVDFVLDVIARHRRGEDLPGRIDRERGY
- a CDS encoding ABC transporter ATP-binding protein, with translation MSIGASGSEQVVSGTKRPAAAQTPVLSVAGLTTSFMRERQWIPVVREVSFDIAPRETVAIVGESGSGKSVTALSIMRLIPQEGGRIEGRVTLAGRDLLTLPEPSMKDIRGNEVAMIFQEPMTSLNPVLTIGFQIAEALVYHRGLSRAAAEAETVRLLDRVRIPAAQSRFHEHPHRFSGGMRQRVMIAMALACKPKLLIADEPTTALDVTIQAQILELLKELQQEEGMSILFITHDMGVVAEIADRTVVMYGGQAVETDATARIFAAPAHPYTTALLAAVPRLGSMDGRKRPMRFPIVDKVTGASDEPTDTPDTVSAAERPLLEVSNLTTRFPIRSGLFGKVSGRVHAVENISFTLRAGETLALVGESGCGKSTTGRSILKLVEPDSGAVLLDGQDVLGMNARTLRDCRKQMQIVFQDPFASLNPRMSVGAAIAAPLHANGLASASQARDAVADLLVRVGLTADMAARFPHEFSGGQRQRICIARALALGPKLIVADEAVSALDVSVKAQVVNLMLDLQASMRLAYLFISHDIAVVERMSHRVAVMYLGEIVEIGPRASVFGNPQHPYTKKLMAAVPVPDPSRRGTRRGASNDEIRSPVRAPDYRPPIRQYREVSPGHVVQLWGEEWSA
- the phaZ gene encoding polyhydroxyalkanoate depolymerase yields the protein MMSMFYQAFQNHMDLTAPWRAGASSALKYLNLVPQGMSDQIVGRLAAALELISRSTLTYDRPAYGIDRVTLGNREVAVTEEIAYATPFGSLLHFRKEDVPEQPRLLLVAPMSGHFATLLRGTVRTLLQDHDVYITDWHNPRDIPRSEGRFGLDDYTEHLIDFLGQLGPRPHMVAICQPSVSALAAAAIMCEDNHPSRPATLTLMAGPIDTRVAPTKVNEFAKSKPITWFERNLINYVPVQCRGALRKVYPGFVQLTAFVSMNLERHVKQHLDLANHIAKGERDKAESIKTFYDEYFAVMDLPAEFYIETVRDVFQEHLLPLGRLMHRGRLVNPKAIGRMGLMTVEGEKDDICSIGQTLAAQDLCTGVRAYRRVHHMQAGVGHYGVFSGKRWNNEIYPLLRDFVHVNS
- a CDS encoding glutathione S-transferase family protein translates to MAKATLTISSKNYSSWSLRGWLLAKFSGLDFEEIVTAPDDPSARAEILLLSSSILVPCLRHEDATIWDTLAIAEYLNEVRPDAGLLPADRIERAHCRSICGEIHSGFTTLRASLPVNLKGHFPGFKIWSRAQADIDRVWFIWRDCLEKSGGPFLFGEGRTMADAMYAPVVTRFVTYDVKLEPRLKSYADTIMAMGEMQEWIAAAREEPAEIEELEVEY
- a CDS encoding mandelate racemase/muconate lactonizing enzyme family protein; its protein translation is MKITDVRAHHIRIPYDAGVASFRQGASAITALDMVIVEVTTDAGLTGWGDAFAYVCPRTTHSAIEEMIAPQARGLEVPDAAGIPAVMEQMQRNLHLFGRYGITMFAISGLDIALWDLAAKIKGVPVHRLLGAIRRTAIPAYASLLRISSPDNIAAECRKALALGYGAIKLHETTAPAVFAAREAIGPGIPLMVDMNCPLSGEQAIAFAQTCRDAQPMFLEEPVWPPEDFATLADVRSKGGLAIAAGENACTEYQFRQMMTAGAVSHAQPSVIKVGGITEFLKVAALADQLGVKIVPHSPYFGPGLLATLHLLALRDDGLVEMFYLKREACLWDGRANVDATGHVVVPTGVGLGYEPDRGVMERYRVT